CCTGTAATTACTGCCACTGCAACCGGCGGTGCAGAAATCGTCACACCGGAGTGTGGGATAGTTTTGCCTGACACAGACAACATCGATGTTTTGGCGGCGGCGTTGTTGTCTTTAGTAAGCAATCGTTCACTAATGGAATGCATGGGTAAAGCAGCCCGCACAGTAGCAGAACAACATAGCTGGATAACTATGGCACAAACCTATGTGGATCTATTTGAGGAGTTAATCAAGCATGAAGAACACCGTTCTCATACCAACCTATCGCCGTCCTCTAGATCTATCACGCTGCCTTTTGGCGCTACAGGTACAAACTAAGCCAGTTGATCAGGTGATAGTAGTTGTCCGCGATACGGATACTGAAACTTGGCAATTCTTGGCAGAGTTCAATCCGCAAAACCTACCATTGCAAACTGTTCAGGTGACACAACCGGGGGTAGTTGCAGCCCTCAACGCCGGACTAGCAGCAGTCAAAGGAGATATTCTTTCCATTACTGATGATGATGCTGCACCTCATGGGGATTGGTTAGAACGAATCAACGCTCACTTTATTTCAGATAGTTGCATTGGTGGAGTCGGTGGGCGTGATTGGATACACCGGGACACCAAAATTGAAGATGATTCCCGCCTGGTGGTTGGCAAGTTGCAATGGTTTGGGCGTGTAATTGGCAACCATCACCTGGGAGTGGGAGAACCCCGCGAAGTCGATGTTCTCAAGGGCGTAAACATGAGTTTTCGTACACAAGCCATTGGACAACTACATTTTGATGAGCGGATGCGCGGTACAGGAGCGCAAGTACACTTTGAAATGGCATTCACCCTCGCACTCAAGCGGGCTGGTTGGAAGATGATTTACGATCCTAGTGTTGCGGTAGATCACTATCCAGCACAACGTTTTGATGAAGACCAACGTCACAACTTTAATGAAATTGCCTTTCTTAATTTAGTTCATAATGAAACTTTAGTTTTACTAGAGCATTTACCACCTTTACGCCGGGCTGTATTTTTGCTTTGGGCCATATTAGTGGGCACAAGGGATAGTTTTGGTTTCGTGCAATGGCTGAGACTTTTACCCAGCCAAGGCAAATTCGCAACTAAAAAGTGGTTGACATCTTGGCGTGGGCGTTGGCAAGCATGGCAGACATATAGTAGAAAATGGGGAATGGAGAATAGGAAACAAACGGATCTTTATAAAAATTTACCAATTAAAAATTCAAAAATCTAAAATCCAAAATCTAAAATTGGTATGGTTTACAATCAAATACTTTTTAATAGTTTTTTACAAGCACATTTCTCTCCTAAAGAGCGATCGCTACAGGGTTGGATAGTTATCCTTGGCTTTGTACTATTGACAATAGCCTGCTATTTTGTGGGTTTTGCTGCCATGCTGCGTCTGATTTATCCAGCAGCAGCCCTCGTTGTCGCCGTGTTTTTATACTTGCGCCATCCCATTCTTTACATCGGCTTTAACTGGTGGGTATGGTTTCTCACGCCTTTAGTTGTCCGTTTAGTTGACTATCGAGTTGGCTGGGATCCCACCCGTCAGATGCTCATAGCACCTTATTTAGTCTCTTTCGTCAGTATAGCCACCTTTTTACGATACTTTCCTACTGCTGCTCGTCAGGGAGGCTTGCCTTTTATTTTGGCTGCTTTAGGGGTATTCTATGGCTTTTTGGTAGGTATGATTTATAATCAACCCATCCCTGTAGCACGCAGCTTGCTGGACTGGCTTAGCCCCATCATCTTCGCTTTTCACTTATTTATGAACTGGCGAGATTATCCCAGTTATCGTCAAAATATCCAGCGTACATTTTTTTGGTGCGTGTTACTCACAGGAGCTTATGGAGTGTATCAATTTGTCGTGGCTCCTGAGTGGGATCGTTATTGGCTGATAGAATCAAAACTGTTTACCAGTTCTGGAGATCCTGTACCCTTCGGGATGCGCGTGTGGAGTACAATGCACTCAGTTGGGCCCTATGCAACTGTGCTGCAAACTGGTTTATTGTTAATGTTCACCACCCGCCAAAGCTTTTTAACTTTTCCCGCTTCAGCATTTGGTTATTTGTCGTTTTTACTTACCCAAGCACGTAGTAACTGGGGCGGTTGGTTATTTGGGGTAGTGATGATTTTGACTTCGGTAAAGGCACGTACTCAAATGCGTTTAATCACCATAATTCTGGTGATGGCAATGTGTGTTGTACCATTAACAATGATTGAGCCAATTTCTGAAGTTGTGGCAGATCGTATGGAAAGTTTTACCAATCTGCAAGAGGATAGTAGCTTTAAAGATAGATCGGGAAACTATGACAGAAACCTCAATTTAGCTCTTACCAATGGACTGGGTAACGGTTTAGGAAATATTTGGAAGGTAAACGAAAAAACCGGGAAAATTGAGGTTTTTGTAGTTGATAGTGGCATTTTAGATATGTTTTTCACCTTGGGTTGGTTTGGCGCTATCCCTTATATGGGTGGATTAATTTTGTTGCTTGTGAGTGTCTGCAACTATAGTGAAGCTCGGTTTGATAATTTTGTCAGTGCAGCCCGTGCTATTGGTCTAAGTTCTTGCGCTCAGCTAATTATTAGTAGTGGAATGCTGAGTGTGATGGGAATGATTCTTTGGGGATTTTTGGCTATGGCTCTAGCAGCACATAAGTACTATCAGCATGAACAAATTAATACATATAAATAAGTATATATTGTCGGTTGGGGGCGATCGCTCTTTAACGGCGTTCCTCAATTATAGTAAAATCGATGCGATCGCCATTTGTTTTCAAAACAATCAATTCCAGAGTCTAACTACAGGCGATCGCATTTGAGAGCTAGATATTTAGTTGTTAAGTACGTGAAGTCTCAGATTTGAATGAAAACCTGAGTTTAGGTATTCCACTTTCCTGTAAACGACTTTTGATAATGTCTACAACTTCGCTGTATGACATATCATCTTTCGGCCCAAATGGAATATCCGATCTCCACTTCCCATTTAAGGTGACAGTCAGCATAGCAGGTACTAGGAATTTTCTAGCGGATATATATGCTTTGCTTATATATCCTTCTTCTTCGTCTAACTTTACTTTGGCGAAATCTGATAGATAAGTTTCTAGCAATAACCAAAAAACTCGATCTACCGTGGATGCTAAATAAACTTCTTTGTAAAGAGAGCCTTGCACTGAAGTTCCTTTTGCACCATGTATAAAGTTAGCTCTACCAATTTTTGTTTTTTCACCGTTTTCTAGGTTCACAACTACATAGCTTATCGGTTCTTTGAGACTTCCTAAAAATGACTTGACAAAGATAGTCATCCTTTTATCTTTAAGGCTGTCTACATAGCTATCATCTTTTGGTATGGACTCTAAATACTTGTTGACTTCATACCTGGATAAGTCAAAACCACGTTCTATTAACAATTTCTTTAAATACTCTTTTTTGGCAGCTAGGTTTGCTAGCCTATCAAAAGAACTTGTATTGTTTTCCTCGTTAAGGTTAGGTTCTGTCGTCAATATTTGAAGTTTGTTAGTGCCTATGTCTTCATTAAATAATAATTTAACTATATCCCTTTTATATGGAGCTAGTCGTTCTATTGCCCTGCGGCGAACTTGTTCATATGCCTGGAGTTGCTTTTCATAAGGTACATGCATTCCTACAACACTTAGCAAGCAATTATTTTTAATTACAGCTAGAGATACTTCATTTACAGCCCTAATGTGAATACCTATTAATTGAGTTAATTCATAATCTTGAATATATTTTACAGATTCTTTGTCAGCTTTATACACTTCAATAGCAAAACCATTTACTAATAATCTTCTCAAGTAAAAAACACTATATTTCTCATCTTTTTTTTGTCCTTTACAAGCCCAGTTATCTGCATAGTTAGTCCGTTTTTTAAATACGCTTTTGATAAACCAACGAATAGACCGCCAATCCTGAAGAGTTTCTTGTAATTCTTGGAAATTGATACAAACGTGTATTACATTTAGAGATAACACAGTTTTCTGAACTCTCCAATCATCTCTCCAAGATATAGAATCATTGATGAACTTAACGTCTTGTTTACGTGGAGGTTCTACACCT
Above is a window of Nostoc sp. UHCC 0702 DNA encoding:
- a CDS encoding O-antigen ligase domain-containing protein yields the protein MVYNQILFNSFLQAHFSPKERSLQGWIVILGFVLLTIACYFVGFAAMLRLIYPAAALVVAVFLYLRHPILYIGFNWWVWFLTPLVVRLVDYRVGWDPTRQMLIAPYLVSFVSIATFLRYFPTAARQGGLPFILAALGVFYGFLVGMIYNQPIPVARSLLDWLSPIIFAFHLFMNWRDYPSYRQNIQRTFFWCVLLTGAYGVYQFVVAPEWDRYWLIESKLFTSSGDPVPFGMRVWSTMHSVGPYATVLQTGLLLMFTTRQSFLTFPASAFGYLSFLLTQARSNWGGWLFGVVMILTSVKARTQMRLITIILVMAMCVVPLTMIEPISEVVADRMESFTNLQEDSSFKDRSGNYDRNLNLALTNGLGNGLGNIWKVNEKTGKIEVFVVDSGILDMFFTLGWFGAIPYMGGLILLLVSVCNYSEARFDNFVSAARAIGLSSCAQLIISSGMLSVMGMILWGFLAMALAAHKYYQHEQINTYK
- a CDS encoding glycosyltransferase: MKNTVLIPTYRRPLDLSRCLLALQVQTKPVDQVIVVVRDTDTETWQFLAEFNPQNLPLQTVQVTQPGVVAALNAGLAAVKGDILSITDDDAAPHGDWLERINAHFISDSCIGGVGGRDWIHRDTKIEDDSRLVVGKLQWFGRVIGNHHLGVGEPREVDVLKGVNMSFRTQAIGQLHFDERMRGTGAQVHFEMAFTLALKRAGWKMIYDPSVAVDHYPAQRFDEDQRHNFNEIAFLNLVHNETLVLLEHLPPLRRAVFLLWAILVGTRDSFGFVQWLRLLPSQGKFATKKWLTSWRGRWQAWQTYSRKWGMENRKQTDLYKNLPIKNSKI